Proteins encoded in a region of the Carassius gibelio isolate Cgi1373 ecotype wild population from Czech Republic chromosome B5, carGib1.2-hapl.c, whole genome shotgun sequence genome:
- the zgc:158260 gene encoding protein FAM47E, producing MSLKNGPVENIKFPWFKERLKTKYLRDLRQKQQLSGSLDSHKWRFLSPGMDDFRDGYPTVHKELFTQCKSGPSPAVFGMPNHTRSVKFPQKRLSKNQVCYSKQNPQSQAQREFIDAVEYKLKQHPLALYPHLESGMAPELFDQVLSVLDPDMCMKAELSITSPMKHLEESSAPCEISTLETIKPSITIKPQKEKCKEARPRNPYRWQKLKETLGVEDQTASVKHLHSVSQEDDKQMITKLFCEWITSLGGETSDLTESTILDLFKSDYEKKPSWTLPINKTHLNQTPAKPSSSVEGHLKDAKELNQVNKPNRPQAANDPLRAPGDITGSLHFEEQLSEKDEELKQIHGIQAFREFIINKGVRMPRFLSTIFSEDEQKNRIRGSNTAGSASSLSKGRAVH from the exons ATGTCTCTCAAAAATGGACCGGTGGAAAACATTAAGTTCCCCTG GTTTAAGGAACGgctaaaaacaaaatatctcaGGGATTTAAGGCAAAAGCAACAGCTATCTGGGTCATTAGATAGTCACAAATGGCGCTTTTTGTCCCCGGGTATGGATGATTTTAGAGATGGTTACCCAACAGTCCATAAAGAGCTCTTCACTCAGTGTAAGAGTGGACCCTCCCCTGCAGTCTTTGGGATGCCAAATCAcactcgttcagtgaagttcccaCAGAAGAGACTGAGTAAAAATCAAGTGTGTTACTCAAAGCAGAATCCCCAGAGTCAAGCTCAGCGTGAGTTCATTGACGCTGTTGAGTACAAACTCAAACAACACCCCCTGGCCCTCTATCCTCATCTGGAGAGCGGTATGGCACCAGAG CTATTTGACCAGGTGTTGTCAGTCCTGGATCCTGATATGTGCATGAAGGCAGAATTGTCCATAACCTCTCCAATGAAGCATCTAGAAGAAAGCAGTGCACCGTGTGAAATCTCAACTCTGGAGACTATAAAACCGTCCATCACCATCAA ACCACAAAAGGAGAAATGTAAAGAGGCCAGACCAAGAAATCCTTATAGATGGCAGAAACTCAAAGAAACGTTGGGTGTTGAAGATCAGACGGCGAGTGTTAAACACCTGCACTCCGTGTCGCAAGAAGATGACAAGCAGATGATTACCAAACTCTTCTGTGAATGGATTACCTCACTG GGTGGAGAGACCAGTGATCTGACAGAGTCAACCATCTTGGATTTGTTTAAGAGTGACTATGAAAAGAAACCCTCCTGGACCTTACCTATTAACAAGACTCATCTTAATCAAACTCCAGCAAAACCCTCCAGCTCTGTAGAGGGACATCTTAAAGATGCTAAAGAGTTGAATCAG GTCAATAAACCCAACAGACCTCAGGCTGCCAATGATCCTCTAAGAGCCCCAGGAGATATCACAGGAAGCCTGCACTTTGAAGAACAGCTGAGTGAGAAG GATGAAGAGCTGAAGCAGATTCACGGCATTCAGGCTTTCAGAGAGTTCATTATCAACAAGGGAGTGAGAATGCCAAGG TTTCTCAGCACTATCTTCTCTGAGGATGAACAGAAGAACAGGATCAGAGGCTCAAACACCGCAGGCTCCGCCTCATCATTGTCTAAAGGGAGAGCTGTCCATTAA